The Desulfocurvus vexinensis DSM 17965 genome includes a window with the following:
- a CDS encoding winged helix-turn-helix domain-containing protein — protein MDMLQPRMRVKIWLEHEDKMVFGPGCAMLLREIERSGSLAGAVKTLGMSYRAAWGHIKKVEQNLGQGLVIKTSGNKGGYSLSDEGRKLLEAYEDWRGAVEEQAFALAGELFPWAVRR, from the coding sequence ATGGACATGTTGCAGCCCCGGATGCGGGTCAAGATCTGGCTGGAGCACGAGGACAAGATGGTGTTCGGCCCCGGCTGCGCCATGCTGCTGCGCGAGATCGAGCGCAGCGGCTCGCTGGCCGGGGCCGTCAAGACCCTGGGCATGTCCTACCGGGCCGCCTGGGGGCACATCAAGAAGGTCGAGCAGAACCTGGGCCAGGGATTGGTGATCAAGACCAGCGGCAACAAGGGCGGCTACAGCCTGTCCGACGAGGGCCGCAAGCTGCTCGAAGCCTACGAGGACTGGCGCGGCGCCGTGGAGGAGCAGGCCTTCGCCCTGGCGGGCGAGCTGTTCCCCTGGGCCGTGCGGCGCTAG
- a CDS encoding molybdopterin-binding protein, protein MKSVPVREAVGMVLCHDMTRIVPGQCKGPAFRKGHIVTHEDIGPLLEIGKEHIYVLHLEPGQLHENEAAERIARAAAGPGLSPTPVCEGRVNLRAEPGLLCVNVQALARINAIEDVVLATLHTGQQITAPRDVAGTRVVPLVIDEARIARVEAICAEHWPVIQVKPFRPLAVGVVTTGSEIYTGRIQDKFGPVIREKFAALGSTVVGQRFVGDEPRATCAAIEAFIAEGAQMVVVTGGMSVDPDDQTPAAIRATGAEVVTYGAPTFPGVMFMLAYRGEVPVLGLPGCVMYYRASIFDLVVPRILAGERPAREDITALGHGGFCAGCPECRYPVCPFGK, encoded by the coding sequence ATGAAGTCCGTTCCTGTCCGCGAGGCGGTGGGCATGGTCCTGTGCCACGACATGACCCGCATCGTCCCCGGGCAGTGCAAGGGCCCGGCCTTCCGCAAGGGCCATATCGTCACCCATGAGGACATCGGCCCGCTGCTGGAAATCGGCAAGGAGCACATCTACGTCCTGCACCTCGAACCCGGGCAGCTGCACGAGAACGAGGCCGCCGAGCGTATCGCCCGCGCCGCCGCCGGGCCGGGCCTGAGCCCGACCCCCGTGTGCGAGGGGCGCGTCAACCTGCGCGCCGAGCCGGGCCTTTTGTGCGTCAACGTCCAGGCCCTGGCGCGCATCAACGCCATCGAGGACGTGGTGCTGGCCACCCTGCACACCGGCCAGCAGATCACCGCCCCGCGCGACGTGGCCGGCACCCGCGTGGTGCCCCTGGTCATCGACGAGGCCCGGATCGCCCGGGTGGAGGCCATCTGCGCCGAGCACTGGCCGGTGATCCAGGTCAAGCCCTTCCGGCCCCTGGCCGTGGGCGTGGTCACCACCGGCAGCGAAATCTACACCGGGCGCATCCAGGACAAGTTCGGCCCGGTGATCCGCGAAAAGTTCGCCGCCCTGGGCTCCACGGTGGTCGGCCAGCGCTTCGTGGGCGACGAGCCCCGGGCCACCTGCGCGGCCATCGAGGCCTTCATCGCCGAGGGCGCGCAGATGGTCGTGGTCACGGGCGGCATGTCCGTGGACCCCGACGACCAGACCCCGGCGGCCATCCGCGCCACGGGCGCCGAGGTGGTCACCTACGGCGCGCCGACCTTCCCGGGGGTCATGTTCATGCTGGCCTACAGGGGCGAGGTGCCGGTGCTCGGGCTGCCGGGCTGCGTCATGTACTACCGGGCGAGCATTTTCGACCTGGTGGTGCCGCGCATCCTGGCCGGAGAGCGCCCCGCGCGCGAGGATATCACGGCCCTGGGCCACGGCGGCTTCTGCGCCGGGTGCCCCGAATGCCGCTACCCCGTGTGCCCCTTCGGCAAATAG